A part of Streptomyces sp. NBC_01451 genomic DNA contains:
- a CDS encoding MerR family transcriptional regulator, which produces MDGITGDSAADRSGAAPQDAATGLTTGALARRLGVSPTTLRSWDHRYGIGPAIRPDGRHRRWAPHDVAVLETMCRLTSAGVPPAEAARAARETAPGAPGESRAPAAVPEPAPGAASRAAGPLPLGDVRRECKGLARAAVRLDAPAVEQQLATAVGTHGLVVAWQEVMLPTLHAVGRKWASSGDRYVEVEHLLSWHVSTTLRRLARPAADSGRTSAPGPVVLACMPEEQHTLALEALHTGLGERGLPTRMFGSAVPAEALLAAVDRLGPVAVVLWAQSRSTASLPLARRVAGARWGVKGARRSPVVVPCGPGWLGRADPGMPRPASLKDAMDTLEALYIQGR; this is translated from the coding sequence ATGGACGGCATCACGGGCGACAGCGCGGCGGATCGCTCCGGTGCGGCGCCCCAGGATGCCGCGACAGGTCTCACCACCGGCGCACTGGCCCGCCGGCTGGGCGTGTCGCCCACCACGCTGCGCTCCTGGGACCACCGCTACGGCATCGGTCCCGCGATCCGCCCCGACGGCCGGCACCGCCGATGGGCTCCGCACGACGTGGCCGTACTGGAGACGATGTGCCGGCTCACGTCCGCCGGTGTACCCCCCGCGGAGGCGGCCCGCGCCGCGCGCGAGACCGCGCCCGGCGCCCCGGGTGAGAGCCGGGCGCCCGCCGCCGTGCCGGAACCGGCACCCGGCGCCGCCTCCCGCGCGGCGGGCCCGCTTCCCCTGGGCGACGTGCGCCGGGAGTGCAAAGGGCTCGCCCGCGCCGCCGTACGACTCGACGCACCCGCCGTGGAGCAGCAGCTGGCCACGGCGGTCGGCACGCACGGTCTCGTGGTCGCCTGGCAGGAGGTGATGCTGCCGACGCTGCACGCCGTGGGCCGCAAATGGGCTTCGTCCGGGGACCGCTACGTCGAGGTGGAGCACCTCCTGTCCTGGCACGTCTCCACCACCCTGCGCCGCCTTGCCCGCCCCGCGGCCGACTCCGGCCGCACTTCGGCGCCCGGACCGGTGGTCCTGGCCTGTATGCCCGAGGAGCAGCACACGCTGGCACTGGAGGCGCTCCACACCGGTCTGGGCGAACGGGGACTGCCCACCCGGATGTTCGGATCCGCGGTTCCCGCGGAGGCGCTGCTCGCGGCGGTCGACCGGCTCGGCCCGGTGGCCGTCGTCCTGTGGGCGCAGTCCCGCTCCACGGCGAGCCTGCCACTGGCCCGGCGCGTCGCGGGCGCCCGGTGGGGCGTGAAGGGCGCCCGCCGCAGTCCCGTAGTGGTGCCGTGCGGGCCCGGCTGGCTCGGCCGGGCCGACCCGGGGATGCCCCGGCCCGCGTCTCTGAAGGACGCCATGGACACCCTGGAGGCCCTGTACATACAGGGCCGGTGA
- a CDS encoding cryptochrome/photolyase family protein encodes MNVSVVLLTSDLRLHDHPPLRAALEGGRGIVPLFVRDPAVDSAGFAVPNRLAFLADCLRDLDAGLRERGGRLVVRHGDLAGEVCRVAAEAGADEVHMAADVSAHARRREDRLRRALEADGVRLHVHDTVTVAVAPGAVVPASSDHFAVFTPYFRHWSQQSLREPLAAPRTVRVPEDIRSEPLPSRSGLPGLSAGLAAGGETEGRARLGAWLRAGVATYEEGHDDLAGDVTSRLSPHLHFGTLSAVELVHRARRAGGPGADAFVRQLAWRDFHRQVLAARPGAAVRDYRTRNDRWRSEPEAREDVEAWKEGRTGYPIVDAAMRQLRHEGWMHNRGRLLTASFLAKTLYVDWRVGARYFLDLLVDGDVTNNQLNWQWMAGTGTDSRPNRVLNPVTQAKRYDPDGAYVRRWVPELRSLPGAVVHEPWKLRGLDRAAVDYPDPIVGLSDGLDRFKRARGLDRVVAPPPR; translated from the coding sequence ATGAACGTCTCAGTCGTCCTGCTCACCTCCGACCTGCGTCTGCACGACCATCCGCCGCTGCGGGCGGCCCTGGAAGGAGGGCGGGGAATCGTCCCGCTGTTCGTACGTGACCCGGCGGTGGACAGCGCCGGGTTCGCCGTCCCCAACCGGCTGGCCTTCCTCGCCGACTGTCTGCGCGACCTCGACGCCGGTCTGCGCGAGCGGGGCGGACGGCTGGTCGTGCGCCACGGCGACCTTGCCGGCGAGGTGTGCCGGGTCGCGGCCGAGGCGGGCGCCGACGAGGTGCACATGGCGGCCGACGTCAGCGCTCACGCCCGCCGACGGGAGGACCGGCTGCGCCGCGCCCTGGAGGCGGACGGTGTGCGCCTGCACGTGCACGACACGGTGACCGTCGCCGTCGCCCCGGGTGCCGTGGTCCCGGCCTCCTCGGACCACTTCGCCGTCTTCACGCCGTACTTCCGGCACTGGTCGCAGCAGTCTCTGCGGGAGCCGCTCGCGGCACCGCGCACGGTGCGGGTTCCGGAGGACATCCGCTCCGAGCCCCTGCCGTCCCGGAGCGGACTGCCCGGACTCTCGGCAGGGCTCGCCGCCGGCGGCGAGACCGAAGGGCGCGCCCGGCTCGGCGCGTGGCTGCGAGCCGGGGTCGCGACGTACGAGGAGGGGCACGACGACCTGGCGGGCGATGTCACCTCCCGGCTCTCCCCGCATCTGCACTTCGGGACCCTCTCCGCCGTCGAACTCGTCCACCGGGCCCGCCGGGCGGGCGGACCGGGCGCCGACGCCTTCGTACGGCAGCTCGCCTGGCGCGACTTCCACCGTCAGGTGCTCGCGGCCCGCCCGGGTGCCGCCGTCCGCGACTACCGCACCAGGAACGACCGTTGGCGCTCGGAGCCGGAAGCCCGGGAGGACGTCGAGGCCTGGAAGGAGGGCCGCACCGGATACCCGATCGTCGACGCCGCGATGCGCCAGTTGCGCCACGAGGGCTGGATGCACAACCGGGGGCGCCTGCTGACCGCGAGCTTCCTCGCCAAGACGCTGTACGTCGACTGGCGCGTCGGAGCCCGGTATTTCCTGGACCTGCTGGTGGACGGCGATGTCACCAACAACCAGCTCAACTGGCAGTGGATGGCCGGTACCGGGACCGACTCACGGCCCAACCGGGTCCTCAACCCCGTCACCCAGGCCAAGCGGTACGACCCCGACGGCGCGTACGTGCGCCGCTGGGTGCCCGAACTGCGGTCCCTGCCGGGAGCGGTGGTGCACGAGCCGTGGAAACTGCGCGGCCTGGACCGCGCAGCCGTCGACTATCCGGACCCGATCGTCGGCCTGTCGGACGGGCTCGACCGCTTCAAGCGGGCCCGTGGTCTCGACCGGGTCGTCGCCCCACCACCCAGGTGA
- a CDS encoding glycoside hydrolase family 36 protein — translation MTGTSDTAGTAPRTTTEQHFVWGHRALEAEFATGADEVLRLVRLTRPDSPPPPHGRTPAAAPASVPGPEAPLHLVELTALGHGSGWSGPRFTGTAFGAGLRHLRHTAREAGGWTYLTVELHDPVSALTVFVELSSPLGVPVLRSRVRLRNGGQEPLVVQSVSSLLLGALPSPDRLDIHRARNDWLAECRWHTEPLRDTVSDIHVDVHQHDSRAALTLTGRGSWPTDGHLAMGALTERDGDRTWLWQVESPAGWRWDLGERDHGTYLALNGPTDAEHQWRVRLAPGAGLTTVPGVLALGSGLDDAFAALTSYRRAVRRPHPDHTTLPVVFNDYMNTLMGDPTTEKLLPLIDAAARAGSEYFCVDSGWYDDSTEGWWDSVGEWLPSPRRFPDGGIRAVLDRIRERGMVPGLWLEPEVVGVRSPVASELPPEAFFQRDGVRITEQGRHQLDLRHPAARAHLDKTVDRIVGDWGVGYLKLDYNIVVDPGTCAPGDIAPGAGLLGHAQAYLDWLSEVLDRHPGLVIENCASGGMRMDGATLAVAQLQSTSDQQDPLLCPPIAAAAPTAVPPEQGAVWAYPQPGFDDDLITFTLGGALLGRIHLSGHLDRMSEHQLGLVRDAVAVYRTLRGDLTQAVPFWPLGLPGWTDEWLALGMRVPGDRTSYLSVWRRGGEPELHLPVGHLTGREVRAEILHPSAPAAGSAVWDADGNGLRVSLPRTPAVLLIRLTSDA, via the coding sequence TTGACCGGTACGTCGGACACGGCGGGCACGGCCCCCCGCACCACCACTGAGCAGCACTTCGTCTGGGGTCACCGCGCCCTGGAGGCCGAGTTCGCCACCGGCGCCGACGAGGTCCTGCGGCTGGTCCGGCTGACCCGACCCGACTCCCCGCCCCCGCCGCACGGGAGGACTCCCGCAGCGGCTCCGGCGTCCGTACCCGGCCCTGAAGCCCCCCTCCACCTCGTGGAACTCACCGCGCTCGGTCACGGCAGCGGCTGGTCGGGCCCCCGATTCACCGGAACGGCCTTCGGCGCCGGGCTGCGACATCTGCGGCACACCGCCCGGGAAGCCGGCGGCTGGACGTACCTGACCGTCGAACTCCACGATCCCGTCAGCGCGCTGACCGTCTTCGTCGAGCTGTCCTCACCCCTCGGAGTGCCCGTGCTGCGCTCCCGCGTCCGCCTCCGCAACGGGGGACAGGAGCCCCTCGTCGTCCAGTCCGTCAGCAGTCTGCTGCTCGGCGCCCTCCCTTCCCCCGACCGCCTCGACATCCACCGCGCCCGCAACGACTGGCTCGCGGAGTGCCGATGGCACACCGAGCCGCTGCGCGACACCGTCAGCGACATCCACGTCGACGTCCACCAGCACGACAGCCGGGCGGCGCTGACCCTGACCGGACGCGGCAGCTGGCCCACCGACGGGCACCTCGCCATGGGCGCCCTCACCGAACGCGACGGCGACCGGACCTGGCTGTGGCAGGTCGAGTCCCCGGCCGGCTGGCGCTGGGACCTGGGCGAGCGCGACCACGGCACGTATCTGGCGCTGAACGGACCCACGGACGCGGAACACCAGTGGCGCGTCCGGCTCGCGCCCGGCGCCGGACTCACCACCGTGCCCGGCGTCCTGGCTCTCGGGTCCGGCCTTGACGACGCCTTCGCCGCCCTGACCTCGTACCGCCGTGCCGTACGCCGCCCGCACCCCGACCACACCACCCTGCCGGTCGTCTTCAACGACTACATGAACACCCTGATGGGCGACCCGACGACGGAGAAACTGCTGCCGCTGATCGACGCCGCCGCCAGGGCCGGATCGGAGTACTTCTGCGTCGACTCCGGCTGGTACGACGACAGCACCGAGGGCTGGTGGGACAGCGTCGGGGAGTGGCTGCCCTCACCGCGACGCTTCCCCGACGGCGGAATCCGGGCGGTCCTGGACCGGATCAGGGAGCGCGGCATGGTGCCCGGCCTGTGGCTGGAGCCGGAGGTCGTGGGTGTGCGCAGCCCCGTCGCGTCCGAACTCCCGCCGGAGGCCTTCTTCCAGCGGGACGGCGTACGCATCACCGAACAGGGCCGCCACCAGCTGGACCTGCGGCATCCGGCCGCCCGCGCGCACCTCGACAAGACCGTCGACCGCATCGTCGGCGACTGGGGCGTCGGCTACCTCAAGCTGGACTACAACATCGTGGTCGACCCGGGAACCTGCGCCCCCGGGGACATCGCGCCCGGAGCCGGGCTGCTCGGCCACGCCCAGGCGTACCTGGACTGGCTCTCGGAGGTGCTGGACCGGCACCCGGGGCTGGTGATCGAGAACTGCGCCTCGGGCGGGATGCGGATGGACGGGGCCACACTGGCCGTCGCCCAGCTCCAGTCCACCAGCGACCAGCAGGACCCCCTGCTCTGCCCGCCGATCGCCGCCGCCGCGCCGACGGCCGTCCCGCCCGAGCAGGGCGCCGTCTGGGCCTACCCGCAGCCGGGGTTCGACGACGACCTGATCACCTTCACCCTGGGCGGGGCGCTGCTCGGCCGGATCCATCTCTCCGGCCATCTGGACCGGATGTCGGAGCACCAGCTCGGCCTCGTGCGGGACGCGGTGGCCGTGTACAGGACACTCCGCGGCGATCTCACCCAGGCCGTGCCGTTCTGGCCGCTCGGTCTGCCGGGATGGACGGACGAGTGGCTGGCCCTGGGCATGCGCGTGCCGGGTGACCGTACGTCCTACCTCTCGGTGTGGCGCCGCGGCGGCGAGCCGGAACTCCACTTGCCGGTGGGGCACCTGACGGGCCGGGAGGTACGTGCGGAGATCCTGCACCCGTCCGCTCCCGCCGCCGGTTCGGCGGTCTGGGACGCGGACGGGAACGGACTGCGGGTGTCGCTGCCGCGTACGCCCGCCGTGCTGCTGATCCGGCTCACCTCGGATGCGTGA
- a CDS encoding LacI family DNA-binding transcriptional regulator, with protein sequence MNVTGHTRRSVSIRDVATAAGVSYQTVSRVINDHPSVKPSTRDRVLAAIDELGFRRNSTALALASGRSRAVTVLTSNTTHYGYASILQGIEEAARAAAYSVGVGVLESTDAADEAAIAGQVRRAADSGGGLIVIAYDPAGVRALGAVPPELPVVGVVETPASPPGDDRPWVWADDREAAYEATRHLLSLGHETVHYVAIPSSTRRTSARTTGWQQALREAGAPEPRPLQGSWGPAGGYAAGLKLAGKTDVTAILCGNDDLALGVIRALHEAGRSVPGEVSVAGFDDAPHSAYLTPSLTTVRLDFTGLGRSAFALLHGVLEESAQIAPHPVSVPELVVRESSGPPPARG encoded by the coding sequence ATGAATGTGACCGGTCACACAAGACGCTCAGTGAGCATCCGGGATGTCGCCACCGCGGCCGGAGTCTCCTACCAGACCGTCTCCCGGGTGATCAACGACCACCCCAGCGTCAAGCCGTCGACCCGCGACAGGGTGCTCGCCGCCATCGACGAACTGGGCTTCCGGCGCAACTCCACCGCGCTCGCTCTCGCCAGCGGACGCAGCCGTGCCGTGACCGTGCTCACCTCCAACACCACGCACTACGGCTACGCCTCGATCCTCCAGGGCATCGAGGAGGCCGCCCGCGCCGCCGCGTACAGCGTCGGCGTCGGTGTCCTCGAATCGACCGACGCGGCCGACGAGGCCGCCATCGCCGGCCAGGTGCGGCGGGCCGCGGACTCGGGCGGCGGACTGATCGTGATCGCATACGATCCGGCCGGTGTACGGGCCCTGGGCGCCGTTCCCCCCGAGCTGCCGGTCGTCGGCGTCGTCGAGACCCCCGCCAGCCCGCCCGGCGACGACCGTCCCTGGGTGTGGGCCGACGACCGCGAGGCCGCCTACGAGGCGACCCGCCATCTGCTCTCGCTCGGCCACGAGACCGTGCACTACGTCGCCATCCCCTCCAGCACCCGCCGCACCAGCGCCCGGACGACCGGCTGGCAGCAGGCGCTCCGGGAGGCCGGAGCGCCGGAGCCCCGTCCGCTGCAAGGGAGTTGGGGCCCCGCGGGCGGTTACGCGGCGGGCCTCAAGCTCGCGGGGAAAACCGACGTCACCGCGATCCTGTGCGGCAACGACGACCTCGCCCTCGGGGTGATCCGCGCCCTCCACGAGGCGGGCCGCTCCGTCCCCGGCGAGGTGAGCGTGGCCGGGTTCGACGACGCCCCGCACTCCGCCTATCTCACCCCGTCGCTGACGACCGTACGCCTGGACTTCACCGGCCTCGGCCGGTCCGCGTTCGCCCTGCTGCACGGCGTGCTGGAGGAGTCCGCGCAGATCGCCCCGCACCCCGTCTCCGTACCGGAACTGGTGGTGCGGGAGAGCTCGGGACCACCGCCCGCCCGCGGGTGA
- a CDS encoding ABC transporter substrate-binding protein has protein sequence MTRRALPALAFICAAALSVTACSDPTAGDSGSSADSGAEQTKVDPTARLDGVKLTMWTAQNTLNAPKQVIDAFEKATGAEVETQAIPDLYEQNVPTKLASGDRPDLMFWQPSISTLPFIQPKQNLLTLDGEEWVPKLGDTEKSLGVIDGKRYAAIVTSPAMLGVYYNKDVFRKAGLSEADFPKSYDELLALGKTVTERTDAAGFYEAGGDKWPLQWQMQVQLTDLDKQWWADLNRNKVKWTDPVVVGAIKKYKEKLLDAGLAQKNYRTGTFTGQADSLWKGESGMVLNVTSFQSQLQAKYSTAEIDKRIGWFPVANSSATGLYSPDQTNGVVAFRTGDEKRQNASRQFLAFWLGPDYADYIKTMKIPSVEPSVPTPAGLPEASMAQVKALPTAIGVFQAKAIVAPDTHLYLADMLYGKKSPQQVAQAIQDQFAQVAKAQAAPGF, from the coding sequence ATGACGAGAAGAGCCCTCCCAGCGCTGGCGTTCATATGCGCCGCCGCCCTGTCCGTCACCGCATGCAGCGACCCCACCGCCGGGGACTCCGGTTCCTCCGCCGACTCCGGCGCCGAGCAGACGAAGGTCGATCCGACCGCCCGCCTCGACGGCGTGAAGCTGACCATGTGGACCGCGCAGAACACCCTCAACGCGCCCAAGCAGGTCATCGACGCCTTCGAGAAGGCCACCGGGGCCGAGGTCGAGACGCAGGCGATCCCCGACCTGTACGAGCAGAACGTGCCGACCAAGCTCGCCTCCGGCGACAGGCCCGACCTGATGTTCTGGCAGCCGTCCATCTCCACACTGCCCTTCATCCAGCCGAAGCAGAACCTCCTCACCCTCGACGGGGAGGAGTGGGTGCCGAAGCTGGGCGACACCGAGAAGTCGCTCGGCGTGATCGACGGCAAGCGGTACGCGGCGATCGTCACCAGCCCCGCCATGCTCGGCGTCTACTACAACAAGGACGTCTTCAGGAAGGCCGGGCTGAGCGAGGCCGATTTCCCCAAGTCGTACGACGAGTTGCTGGCCCTCGGGAAGACCGTCACGGAGCGGACCGACGCGGCCGGCTTCTACGAGGCCGGTGGCGACAAGTGGCCGCTGCAGTGGCAGATGCAGGTCCAGCTCACCGACCTCGACAAGCAGTGGTGGGCCGACCTCAACCGGAACAAGGTGAAGTGGACCGACCCGGTCGTCGTCGGCGCCATCAAGAAGTACAAGGAGAAGCTGCTCGACGCCGGACTCGCGCAGAAGAACTACAGGACCGGCACCTTCACCGGGCAGGCCGACTCCCTCTGGAAGGGCGAGTCGGGCATGGTCCTCAACGTCACCTCGTTCCAGAGCCAGTTGCAGGCCAAGTACTCCACGGCCGAGATCGACAAGAGGATCGGCTGGTTCCCGGTCGCCAACTCCTCCGCCACCGGCCTGTACTCGCCCGACCAGACCAACGGCGTCGTCGCCTTCAGGACGGGTGACGAGAAACGGCAGAACGCCTCCCGGCAGTTCCTGGCCTTCTGGCTCGGCCCTGACTACGCGGACTACATCAAGACGATGAAGATCCCGTCCGTCGAGCCGTCCGTACCGACCCCCGCCGGTCTCCCCGAGGCGTCGATGGCGCAGGTCAAGGCGCTGCCCACGGCCATCGGTGTCTTCCAGGCCAAGGCGATCGTCGCGCCCGACACCCACCTGTACCTCGCCGACATGCTCTACGGCAAGAAGAGTCCGCAGCAGGTCGCGCAGGCGATCCAGGACCAGTTCGCGCAGGTGGCCAAGGCCCAGGCCGCGCCCGGCTTCTAG